In one Myotis daubentonii chromosome 1, mMyoDau2.1, whole genome shotgun sequence genomic region, the following are encoded:
- the SERPINA5 gene encoding plasma serine protease inhibitor — MQLRLLLCLVLFSPQGSGLHHQHSWRTKKRVRELPPTATATATATTTATATPTTATPTTATPAHRNFTFDLFRALVAANPNQNIFFSPLSISMPLAMISLGARGSTKAQILEGLGLSAQGVPEEDELHQGFHRLLRELRRPREDLQLSLGNTLFVRPAVPVRDAFLGAMRTLYLADAVPTNFEDPEAAQKQINDYVAKETKGKIVDLVKDLDSSEVMVMVSYIFFKAKWETRFDPQSTSKQDFHVTAETVVQVPMMKREDEYDYLLDRRLYCRVVGLRYQGNATALFILPSEGRMQKAEAGLDQETLTKWLKKFTKRKLQLYLPKFSIEGSYQLEKILPTLGIRDLFTSHADLGGFTNHSNIQVSEMVHKAVVEVDESGTQAAAATGMVLGFRSARMGSQLVVFNRPFLMAIVNPDGVLFLGKVARPAGGHFS; from the exons ATGCAGCTCCGCCTGCTCCTCTGCCTGGTGCTCTTCAGCCCGCAGGGCTCCGGTCTCCACCACCAGCACTCCTGGCGGACCAAGAAGAGGGTCAGGGAGCTGCCACCCACTGCcacagccacggccacggccaccaCCACGGCCACGGCCACCCCCACCACAGCCACCCCCACCACGGCCACCCCTGCTCACAGGAACTTCACCTTCGACCTCTTCAGGGCTTTGGTGGCCGCCAACCCCAACCAGAACATCTTCTTCTCTCCCCTGAGCATCTCCATGCCGCTGGCCATGATCTCCCTGGGGGCGCGGGGCAGCACGAAGGCGCAGATCCTGGAGGGGCTGGGCCTCAGCGCCCAGGGGGTTCCCGAGGAGGACGAACTCCACCAGGGCTTCCACCGGCTGCTGCGGGAGCTGCGCCGGCCCCGGGAGGACCTGCAGCTGAGCCTGGGCAACACGCTGTTCGTCAGGCCCGCGGTGCCCGTCCGGGACGCCTTCCTGGGCGCCATGAGGACGCTGTACCTGGCAGACGCTGTCCCCACCAACTTCGAGGACCCTGAGGCGGCCCAAAAGCAGATCAACGATTACGTGGCAAAGGAAACGAAAGGCAAGATCGTGGACCTGGTGAAGGACTTGGACAGCTCCGAGGTCATGGTCATGGTGAGCTACATCTTCTTTAAAG CCAAGTGGGAGACTCGCTTTGACCCCCAAAGCACCAGCAAGCAGGACTTCCACGTGACCGCGGAGACAGTGGTGCAGGTGCCCATGATGAAGCGCGAGGACGAGTATGACTACCTCCTGGACCGGAGGCTCTACTGCAGGGTGGTGGGGCTCCGCTACCAGGGCAATGCCACGGCCCTCTTCATTCTCCCCAGCGAGGGCAGGATGCAGAAGGCGGAGGCCGGCCTGGACCAGGAGACCCTGACCAAGTGGCTCAAGAAGTTCACAAAGAG GAAGCTCCAGCTTTACCTTCCCAAGTTCTCCATCGAGGGCTCCTACCAGCTGGAGAAGATCCTCCCCACGCTGGGCATCCGGGACCTCTTCACCTCCCACGCCGACCTAGGAGGGTTCACCAACCACTCCAACATCCAGGTGTCTGAG ATGGTGCACAAAGCTGTGGTGGAGGTGGACGAGTCGGGGACCCAAGCGGCCGCAGCCACGGGCATGGTGTTGGGGTTCCGGTCGGCCCGAATGGGCTCTCAGCTGGTGGTGTTCAACAGGCCGTTCCTAATGGCGATCGTGAACCCTGACGGCGTCCTCTTCCTGGGCAAGGTGGCCCGGCCCGCGGGGGGGCACTTCTCCTGA